In Afipia carboxidovorans OM5, the sequence AAATCCCGGCCCAGTTGCGAAAAACTTGCATGTGCACATGCCTTTCTGTACGATAGCTTTGAGAGGCTTCTGTTTTTCAAGGGTATCTGCGTTTCTAAAGGAACTACCGAAGTGAGCGACATGGACAGCACCGAGCTCCGTCACACCGCCGAAGAGGCCCTGCCTCGCTCCGGCCATCTGGATGACGCTGCGCACATTCACACCCCCGCGCCGAAGCTCACCGGCTGCCCGTGGCATGACGTCAACGAAATGTTGCAGTCCGTCGGCCTGCGTCCGACCCGCCAGCGCATGGCGCTCGGCTGGCTTCTGTTCGGCAAGGGCGATCGCCATCTCACCGCAGAAATGCTCTACGAAGAAGCGACCCTCGCCAAAGTGCCGGTGTCGCTCGCGACCGTTTACAACACGCTGAACCAGCTCACCGATGCAGGCCTTCTGCGCCAGGTCAGCGTCGACGGTACCAAGACCTATTTCGACACCAACGTCTCCTCGCATCACCATTTCTATCTCGAGTCGAATCACGAGCTGGTCGATATCCCCGACCAGAACCTGATGCTGCAGCAGATGCCGGAAGTGCCGGAAGGCTACGAGATCAGCCGCGTCG encodes:
- the irrA gene encoding iron response transcriptional regulator IrrA; the encoded protein is MDSTELRHTAEEALPRSGHLDDAAHIHTPAPKLTGCPWHDVNEMLQSVGLRPTRQRMALGWLLFGKGDRHLTAEMLYEEATLAKVPVSLATVYNTLNQLTDAGLLRQVSVDGTKTYFDTNVSSHHHFYLESNHELVDIPDQNLMLQQMPEVPEGYEISRVDMVVRLRKKR